A part of Syngnathoides biaculeatus isolate LvHL_M chromosome 21, ASM1980259v1, whole genome shotgun sequence genomic DNA contains:
- the intu gene encoding protein inturned isoform X1: MAAASSRECRGAKSAVPVTPPVRPLWGEEATGRRVSVGHVPHALMYLSLKMDVTTPHKEVQLEEEILYQYPASEASAGLKGARGIYLTLCDMLENVTGGQIVSSTLLLDKHLVHVGYWKEGDALLVVGLPAERVPLLCLQSLVADAVRTLRVMHGSLDRAFRPTEHAPELDRFFCLFFQDLIQPSHLGDTHLATPPEISGSRLLNRLPAVRWLTLPAKVKTDLDSVLSDFEASDFGEMSEDFFGIRRLYGILGSCLFFKSYLIANHLPKEDLLDICVYMQHYYLLPAVSQQRVGQLVIWREVFPLGHPRGRHFLLIVGLRSWMQCVLLEVRGCTANSFAPPGPDCVYVDQVKATLLRLEIMEETIEKHLSGPAAPPPFCADSLLQGGSPQARLDGLAQGSSFLGEKGRDSGVEGNMDTNPVVQWRKPSNPSYLGTLMKTLSRRDADEMSRRREHRVPLRAGGNSPGNLHRVRANRGGSARRITSPVAHPQLLPLLPVHSSGTERQHAGARPASARDSSGFGPSQRAWSPVPVCTRKLGGPAETCSHPDILGRRVNPLQGRKATKSTAELTFWTFCFFFTPLTGDWCCNPFPKSCTCVFPTRYQRFLWRWPSSCPLVWPLDSDSLESSIAEVFSTFPLLWWKMSPV; encoded by the exons ATGGCGGCCGCGTCGTCAAGAGA ATGCCGTGGGGCAAAGTCCGCTGTGCCCGTCACCCCACCAGTGCGTCCGCTGTGGGGGGAGGAGGCGACGGGACGGCGGGTGTCCGTCGGCCATGTCCCGCACGCCCTCATGTACCTGTCGCTTAAGATGGATGTCACGACACCGCACAAAGAGGTCCAGCTGGAG GAGGAGATTTTGTACCAGTACCCAGCGTCAGAAGCGTCCGCCGGTCTCAAAGGCGCGAGAGGAATCTACTTGACGCTGTGCGACATGCTGGAGAACGTCACCGGAGGTCAAATTGTCAG TTCTACACTACTGCTGGACAAGCATCTGGTGCACGTGGGCTACTGGAAGGAAGGTGACGCCCTCCTGGTTGTTGGGCTTCCGGCTGAGAG GGTTCCGTTGCTGTGCCTGCAGTCACTGGTGGCCGATGCAGTGCGGACCTTAAGAGTCATGCACGGATCCTTGGACAG GGCCTTCCGTCCGACCGAGCACGCGCCAGAGCTGGACCGGTTTTTCTGCTTGTTCTTCCAAGATCTCATTCAGCCGTCCCACCTTGGAGATACCCACTTAGCGACGCCCCCTGAAATCTCCGGGAGCCGACTCCTCAACAGGCTGCCAGCCGTGCGCTGGCTCACACTGCCTGCAAAAGTCAAG ACGGACCTGGACTCTGTTCTCAGTGACTTCGAAGCCTCTGATTTTGGAGAAATG TCGGAGGACTTCTTTGGGATCAGGCGTCTCTACGGAATCCTCGGCTCTTGCCTCTTCTTCAAG TCCTACCTGATCGCCAACCATCTTCCCAAAGAGGACCTGCTGGACATTTGTGTGTACATGCAGCATTATTACTTGTTGCCCGCGGTGTCCCAGCAGCGGGTTGGCCAGCTAGTGATCTGGCGGGAGGTCTTTCCTCTGGGACATCCTCGGGGACGTCACTTCCTCCTCATTGTGGGCCTG AGGTCCTGGATGCAGTGCGTGCTACTGGAGGTCAGAGGGTGCACGGCAAATTCTTTTGCGCCTCCAGGACCTGACTGTGTCTACGTGGATCAG GTCAAGGCCACATTGCTACGATTGGAGATTATGGAGGAGACGATCGAGAAACACCTGAGTGGCCCCGCCGCTCCGCCCCCGTTTTGTGCCGACTCTCTCCTGCAAGGTGGGAGTCCCCAGGCCCGCCTGGACGGCCTGGCCCAAGGCAGCAGCTTCCTTGGAGAGAAAGGCCGGGACTCTGGGGTTGAGGGCAACATGGACACGAATCCAgtg GTCCAGTGGAGGAAGCCCTCGAACCCGTCCTACCTGGGCACATTGATGAAGACGCTGAGTCGGAGGGACGCAGACGAGAT GTCCCGGCGCCGAGAACACCGTGTTCCACTACGTGCTGGTGGAAACAGTCCAGGGAATCTTCATCGAGTCCGGGCAAACCGAGGAGGCTCCGCTCGGAGGATCACTTCACCCGTTGCTCATCCGCAACTTTTACCGCTGCTGCCTGTCCATTCGAGCGGTACTGAAAGACAACATGCTGGTGCGA gacCGGCGAGTGCCAGAGACTCCTCAGGGTTTGGGCCCAGTCAAAGAGCATGGAGTCCTGTTCCAGTGTGTACTCGAAAACTGGGCGGACCAGCGGAAACCTGCTCCCACCCTGACATACTGGGTCGTAGGGTAAATCCGCTCCAGGGTCGGAAGGCAACAAAGTCCACAGCAGAGCTCACTTTTTGGaccttctgcttcttctttacCCCTCTTACAGGCGATTGGTGCTGCAACCCGTTCCCCAAGAGCTGTACGTGTGTTTTCCCAACTCGGTACCAGCGCTTCCTGTGGAGATGGCCTTCAAGCTGTCCTTTGGTCTGGCCACTTGATTCAGATTCTTTAGAAAGTTCAATCGCAGAAGTTTTTTCCACCTTTCCTTTGCTTTGGTGGAAAATGTCACCCGTTTAA
- the intu gene encoding protein inturned isoform X3: MAAASSRECRGAKSAVPVTPPVRPLWGEEATGRRVSVGHVPHALMYLSLKMDVTTPHKEVQLEEEILYQYPASEASAGLKGARGIYLTLCDMLENVTGGQIVSSTLLLDKHLVHVGYWKEGDALLVVGLPAERVPLLCLQSLVADAVRTLRVMHGSLDRAFRPTEHAPELDRFFCLFFQDLIQPSHLGDTHLATPPEISGSRLLNRLPAVRWLTLPAKVKTDLDSVLSDFEASDFGEMSEDFFGIRRLYGILGSCLFFKSYLIANHLPKEDLLDICVYMQHYYLLPAVSQQRVGQLVIWREVFPLGHPRGRHFLLIVGLRSWMQCVLLEVRGCTANSFAPPGPDCVYVDQVKATLLRLEIMEETIEKHLSGPAAPPPFCADSLLQGGSPQARLDGLAQGSSFLGEKGRDSGVEGNMDTNPVVQWRKPSNPSYLGTLMKTLSRRDADEIPGPGAENTVFHYVLVETVQGIFIESGQTEEAPLGGSLHPLLIRNFYRCCLSIRAVLKDNMLVRDRRVPETPQGLGPVKEHGVLFQCVLENWADQRKPAPTLTYWVVGRLVLQPVPQELYVCFPNSVPALPVEMAFKLSFGLAT; encoded by the exons ATGGCGGCCGCGTCGTCAAGAGA ATGCCGTGGGGCAAAGTCCGCTGTGCCCGTCACCCCACCAGTGCGTCCGCTGTGGGGGGAGGAGGCGACGGGACGGCGGGTGTCCGTCGGCCATGTCCCGCACGCCCTCATGTACCTGTCGCTTAAGATGGATGTCACGACACCGCACAAAGAGGTCCAGCTGGAG GAGGAGATTTTGTACCAGTACCCAGCGTCAGAAGCGTCCGCCGGTCTCAAAGGCGCGAGAGGAATCTACTTGACGCTGTGCGACATGCTGGAGAACGTCACCGGAGGTCAAATTGTCAG TTCTACACTACTGCTGGACAAGCATCTGGTGCACGTGGGCTACTGGAAGGAAGGTGACGCCCTCCTGGTTGTTGGGCTTCCGGCTGAGAG GGTTCCGTTGCTGTGCCTGCAGTCACTGGTGGCCGATGCAGTGCGGACCTTAAGAGTCATGCACGGATCCTTGGACAG GGCCTTCCGTCCGACCGAGCACGCGCCAGAGCTGGACCGGTTTTTCTGCTTGTTCTTCCAAGATCTCATTCAGCCGTCCCACCTTGGAGATACCCACTTAGCGACGCCCCCTGAAATCTCCGGGAGCCGACTCCTCAACAGGCTGCCAGCCGTGCGCTGGCTCACACTGCCTGCAAAAGTCAAG ACGGACCTGGACTCTGTTCTCAGTGACTTCGAAGCCTCTGATTTTGGAGAAATG TCGGAGGACTTCTTTGGGATCAGGCGTCTCTACGGAATCCTCGGCTCTTGCCTCTTCTTCAAG TCCTACCTGATCGCCAACCATCTTCCCAAAGAGGACCTGCTGGACATTTGTGTGTACATGCAGCATTATTACTTGTTGCCCGCGGTGTCCCAGCAGCGGGTTGGCCAGCTAGTGATCTGGCGGGAGGTCTTTCCTCTGGGACATCCTCGGGGACGTCACTTCCTCCTCATTGTGGGCCTG AGGTCCTGGATGCAGTGCGTGCTACTGGAGGTCAGAGGGTGCACGGCAAATTCTTTTGCGCCTCCAGGACCTGACTGTGTCTACGTGGATCAG GTCAAGGCCACATTGCTACGATTGGAGATTATGGAGGAGACGATCGAGAAACACCTGAGTGGCCCCGCCGCTCCGCCCCCGTTTTGTGCCGACTCTCTCCTGCAAGGTGGGAGTCCCCAGGCCCGCCTGGACGGCCTGGCCCAAGGCAGCAGCTTCCTTGGAGAGAAAGGCCGGGACTCTGGGGTTGAGGGCAACATGGACACGAATCCAgtg GTCCAGTGGAGGAAGCCCTCGAACCCGTCCTACCTGGGCACATTGATGAAGACGCTGAGTCGGAGGGACGCAGACGAGAT ACCAGGTCCCGGCGCCGAGAACACCGTGTTCCACTACGTGCTGGTGGAAACAGTCCAGGGAATCTTCATCGAGTCCGGGCAAACCGAGGAGGCTCCGCTCGGAGGATCACTTCACCCGTTGCTCATCCGCAACTTTTACCGCTGCTGCCTGTCCATTCGAGCGGTACTGAAAGACAACATGCTGGTGCGA gacCGGCGAGTGCCAGAGACTCCTCAGGGTTTGGGCCCAGTCAAAGAGCATGGAGTCCTGTTCCAGTGTGTACTCGAAAACTGGGCGGACCAGCGGAAACCTGCTCCCACCCTGACATACTGGGTCGTAGG GCGATTGGTGCTGCAACCCGTTCCCCAAGAGCTGTACGTGTGTTTTCCCAACTCGGTACCAGCGCTTCCTGTGGAGATGGCCTTCAAGCTGTCCTTTGGTCTGGCCACTTGA
- the trmt10b gene encoding tRNA methyltransferase 10 homolog B isoform X2, with amino-acid sequence MSDSVSTSSDRTNGVLAMELLRIDVLEEEGDDVLQGTTERDHSSFSKNVLRKQRHWERKLAARKSKRKEEKLRRNLNRHSEGVEQPRLTKRVMKAVARERLVEARSGGLKVCVDLGMSHRMSGKETSRLAAQLRRLYGANKRASKPFHLFLTSFREDSRLLAECVRMNAGFLEYMMERTEQSCLEIFPPDHVVYLSPDAEEALERVDHDKVYVLGGLVDESVQKTLSLSRAKELGVRAVRLPIDEHMKKMPNEKNFHSKILAINQVFEIMLAVCDTGSWMQALDERFPRGKGYVVA; translated from the exons ATGAGTGACAGTGTTTCAACGTCGAGTGATCGCACAAATGGAGTTTTAGCGATGGAGCTGCTTCGAATCGACGtgctggaggaggagggggatgaTGTGCTGCAGGGAACAACCGAGAGAGACCATTCCTCCTTTTCA AAAAACGTGTTGAGGAAGCAGCGGCACTGGGAGAGGAAACTCGCTGCCAGAAAGAGCAAAAGAAAGGAGGAGAAACTAAGGAGGAACCTCAATCGACACTCAG aaggtgtGGAACAACCTCGTCTCACCAAGCGGGTCATGAAGGCTGTCGCCAGAGAGCGTTTGGTTGAGGCCCGCTCCGGTGGCCTCAAAGTGTGCGTCGACCTCGGCATGAGCCACCGCATGTCTGGCAAG GAAACGAGCCGGCTGGCAGCTCAGTTGCGGCGGCTGTATGGCGCCAACAAAAGGGCGAGCAAACCCTTCCATTTGTTTCTGACGAGCTTTCGGGAGGACAGTCGCCTCCTCGCAGAGTGCGTGCGCATGAACGCCGGCTTCCTCGAGTACATG ATGGAGAGAACGGAGCAAAGCTGTCTGGAGATTTTCCCCCCAGACCACGTCGTCTACCTCTCACCTGACGCCGAAGAAG CTTTGGAACGCGTGGACCACGACAAAGTCTACGTCCTCGGAGGGCTCGTGGACGAAAGCGTCCAAAAG ACGCTGAGCCTCTCCCGGGCCAAAGAACTGGGGGTACGCGCGGTGCGGCTCCCGATCGATGAACACATGAAGAAGATGCCAAACGAGAAGAACTTCCACTCGAAGATCCTGGCAATCAATCAGGTCTTTGAGATCATGCTGGCTGTGTGCGACACCGGCAGCTGGATGCAAGCTCTGGACGAGCGCTTCCCCAGGGGGAAGGGCTATGTGGTCGCGTAG
- the cxcl19 gene encoding C-X-C motif chemokine 19, protein MKFSVLLTFGTLLAVAGGIPPISRKYNTHCRCLRAETRIIPPDSLRSIKVTPEGPHCTQIEVIAILVGGERVCLDPHSWWVKKLVRYVQKKQLHQRAGAHPGFSG, encoded by the exons ATGAAGTTCTCCGTTCTGCTCACTTTCGGAACCCTGCTCGCCGTCGCCGGCG GCATCCCCCCGATTAGCCGCAAGTACAATACGCACTGCCGCTGCCTGCGGGCCGAGACCAGGATCATCCCGCCGGACAGCCTGCGGAGCATCAAGGTGACCCCCGAAGGGCCGCACTGCACGCAGATTGAGGTCAT AGCCATCCTGGTGGGTGGCGAGCGGGTCTGTCTGGACCCTCACTCGTGGTGGGTGAAGAAGCTGGTCCGTTACGTCCAGAAGAAGCAGCTCCACCAGCGGGCCGGCGCACATCCCGGATTCTCGGGTTAA
- the intu gene encoding protein inturned isoform X2, producing MAAASSRECRGAKSAVPVTPPVRPLWGEEATGRRVSVGHVPHALMYLSLKMDVTTPHKEVQLEEEILYQYPASEASAGLKGARGIYLTLCDMLENVTGGQIVSSTLLLDKHLVHVGYWKEGDALLVVGLPAERVPLLCLQSLVADAVRTLRVMHGSLDRAFRPTEHAPELDRFFCLFFQDLIQPSHLGDTHLATPPEISGSRLLNRLPAVRWLTLPAKVKTDLDSVLSDFEASDFGEMSEDFFGIRRLYGILGSCLFFKSYLIANHLPKEDLLDICVYMQHYYLLPAVSQQRVGQLVIWREVFPLGHPRGRHFLLIVGLRSWMQCVLLEVRGCTANSFAPPGPDCVYVDQVKATLLRLEIMEETIEKHLSGPAAPPPFCADSLLQGGSPQARLDGLAQGSSFLGEKGRDSGVEGNMDTNPVVQWRKPSNPSYLGTLMKTLSRRDADEMSRRREHRVPLRAGGNSPGNLHRVRANRGGSARRITSPVAHPQLLPLLPVHSSGTERQHAGARPASARDSSGFGPSQRAWSPVPVCTRKLGGPAETCSHPDILGRRAIGAATRSPRAVRVFSQLGTSASCGDGLQAVLWSGHLIQIL from the exons ATGGCGGCCGCGTCGTCAAGAGA ATGCCGTGGGGCAAAGTCCGCTGTGCCCGTCACCCCACCAGTGCGTCCGCTGTGGGGGGAGGAGGCGACGGGACGGCGGGTGTCCGTCGGCCATGTCCCGCACGCCCTCATGTACCTGTCGCTTAAGATGGATGTCACGACACCGCACAAAGAGGTCCAGCTGGAG GAGGAGATTTTGTACCAGTACCCAGCGTCAGAAGCGTCCGCCGGTCTCAAAGGCGCGAGAGGAATCTACTTGACGCTGTGCGACATGCTGGAGAACGTCACCGGAGGTCAAATTGTCAG TTCTACACTACTGCTGGACAAGCATCTGGTGCACGTGGGCTACTGGAAGGAAGGTGACGCCCTCCTGGTTGTTGGGCTTCCGGCTGAGAG GGTTCCGTTGCTGTGCCTGCAGTCACTGGTGGCCGATGCAGTGCGGACCTTAAGAGTCATGCACGGATCCTTGGACAG GGCCTTCCGTCCGACCGAGCACGCGCCAGAGCTGGACCGGTTTTTCTGCTTGTTCTTCCAAGATCTCATTCAGCCGTCCCACCTTGGAGATACCCACTTAGCGACGCCCCCTGAAATCTCCGGGAGCCGACTCCTCAACAGGCTGCCAGCCGTGCGCTGGCTCACACTGCCTGCAAAAGTCAAG ACGGACCTGGACTCTGTTCTCAGTGACTTCGAAGCCTCTGATTTTGGAGAAATG TCGGAGGACTTCTTTGGGATCAGGCGTCTCTACGGAATCCTCGGCTCTTGCCTCTTCTTCAAG TCCTACCTGATCGCCAACCATCTTCCCAAAGAGGACCTGCTGGACATTTGTGTGTACATGCAGCATTATTACTTGTTGCCCGCGGTGTCCCAGCAGCGGGTTGGCCAGCTAGTGATCTGGCGGGAGGTCTTTCCTCTGGGACATCCTCGGGGACGTCACTTCCTCCTCATTGTGGGCCTG AGGTCCTGGATGCAGTGCGTGCTACTGGAGGTCAGAGGGTGCACGGCAAATTCTTTTGCGCCTCCAGGACCTGACTGTGTCTACGTGGATCAG GTCAAGGCCACATTGCTACGATTGGAGATTATGGAGGAGACGATCGAGAAACACCTGAGTGGCCCCGCCGCTCCGCCCCCGTTTTGTGCCGACTCTCTCCTGCAAGGTGGGAGTCCCCAGGCCCGCCTGGACGGCCTGGCCCAAGGCAGCAGCTTCCTTGGAGAGAAAGGCCGGGACTCTGGGGTTGAGGGCAACATGGACACGAATCCAgtg GTCCAGTGGAGGAAGCCCTCGAACCCGTCCTACCTGGGCACATTGATGAAGACGCTGAGTCGGAGGGACGCAGACGAGAT GTCCCGGCGCCGAGAACACCGTGTTCCACTACGTGCTGGTGGAAACAGTCCAGGGAATCTTCATCGAGTCCGGGCAAACCGAGGAGGCTCCGCTCGGAGGATCACTTCACCCGTTGCTCATCCGCAACTTTTACCGCTGCTGCCTGTCCATTCGAGCGGTACTGAAAGACAACATGCTGGTGCGA gacCGGCGAGTGCCAGAGACTCCTCAGGGTTTGGGCCCAGTCAAAGAGCATGGAGTCCTGTTCCAGTGTGTACTCGAAAACTGGGCGGACCAGCGGAAACCTGCTCCCACCCTGACATACTGGGTCGTAGG GCGATTGGTGCTGCAACCCGTTCCCCAAGAGCTGTACGTGTGTTTTCCCAACTCGGTACCAGCGCTTCCTGTGGAGATGGCCTTCAAGCTGTCCTTTGGTCTGGCCACTTGATTCAGATTCTTTAG
- the trmt10b gene encoding tRNA methyltransferase 10 homolog B isoform X1 produces the protein MSDSVSTSSDRTNGVLAMELLRIDVLEEEGDDVLQGTTERDHSSFSKNVLRKQRHWERKLAARKSKRKEEKLRRNLNRHSEEGVEQPRLTKRVMKAVARERLVEARSGGLKVCVDLGMSHRMSGKETSRLAAQLRRLYGANKRASKPFHLFLTSFREDSRLLAECVRMNAGFLEYMMERTEQSCLEIFPPDHVVYLSPDAEEALERVDHDKVYVLGGLVDESVQKTLSLSRAKELGVRAVRLPIDEHMKKMPNEKNFHSKILAINQVFEIMLAVCDTGSWMQALDERFPRGKGYVVA, from the exons ATGAGTGACAGTGTTTCAACGTCGAGTGATCGCACAAATGGAGTTTTAGCGATGGAGCTGCTTCGAATCGACGtgctggaggaggagggggatgaTGTGCTGCAGGGAACAACCGAGAGAGACCATTCCTCCTTTTCA AAAAACGTGTTGAGGAAGCAGCGGCACTGGGAGAGGAAACTCGCTGCCAGAAAGAGCAAAAGAAAGGAGGAGAAACTAAGGAGGAACCTCAATCGACACTCAG aagaaggtgtGGAACAACCTCGTCTCACCAAGCGGGTCATGAAGGCTGTCGCCAGAGAGCGTTTGGTTGAGGCCCGCTCCGGTGGCCTCAAAGTGTGCGTCGACCTCGGCATGAGCCACCGCATGTCTGGCAAG GAAACGAGCCGGCTGGCAGCTCAGTTGCGGCGGCTGTATGGCGCCAACAAAAGGGCGAGCAAACCCTTCCATTTGTTTCTGACGAGCTTTCGGGAGGACAGTCGCCTCCTCGCAGAGTGCGTGCGCATGAACGCCGGCTTCCTCGAGTACATG ATGGAGAGAACGGAGCAAAGCTGTCTGGAGATTTTCCCCCCAGACCACGTCGTCTACCTCTCACCTGACGCCGAAGAAG CTTTGGAACGCGTGGACCACGACAAAGTCTACGTCCTCGGAGGGCTCGTGGACGAAAGCGTCCAAAAG ACGCTGAGCCTCTCCCGGGCCAAAGAACTGGGGGTACGCGCGGTGCGGCTCCCGATCGATGAACACATGAAGAAGATGCCAAACGAGAAGAACTTCCACTCGAAGATCCTGGCAATCAATCAGGTCTTTGAGATCATGCTGGCTGTGTGCGACACCGGCAGCTGGATGCAAGCTCTGGACGAGCGCTTCCCCAGGGGGAAGGGCTATGTGGTCGCGTAG